The following proteins are co-located in the Solanum pennellii chromosome 8, SPENNV200 genome:
- the LOC107027471 gene encoding uncharacterized protein LOC107027471: protein MTSLFTPYFLPLVLVATIFNFQTSLCDIRADEALITGICRQVQDLQFCLTTFRQIIPSHPYVPEEVTRAAITKSLQNANDNRAFIQKAKANAKDKETKDLYSICDSGYGLLITILQDASKSLTNKDYTGLENDLEKCPRFVSDCQNVLGSKTTREMVDRSRKQFDLVLMAKFAEQLIKK, encoded by the coding sequence ATGACTTCTCTTTTTACTCCATACTTTCTTCCTTTAGTACTTGTCGCAaccattttcaactttcaaacTTCTTTATGTGACATTCGTGCAGACGAGGCATTAATAACAGGTATATGTAGACAAGTACAAGATCTTCAATTTTGCTTAACCACTTTTAGACAAATTATACCTTCTCATCCATATGTTCCTGAAGAAGTAACTAGAGCTGCTATCACCAAATCATTACAAAATGCTAATGATAACCGTGCTTTCATACAGAAAGCTAAAGCAAATGCAAAAGACAAAGAGACCAAAGACTTGTATAGTATTTGTGACAGCGGTTATGGATTATTGATAACCATTCTTCAAGATGCTTCTAAATCCTTAACTAACAAGGATTATACTGGCTTAGAAAATGACCTGGAAAAGTGTCCCCGATTTGTAAGTGACTGTCAGAATGTACTTGGTAGTAAGACAACGCGTGAAATGGTAGATAGAAGTAGAAAACAATTTGATCTTGTATTAATGGCAAAATTTGCTGAACAACTCATTAAAAAATAG
- the LOC107027472 gene encoding uncharacterized protein LOC107027472 — protein MTTRIRKVKSSLEKMVMDDEWKNYKGDKGIEAKTREIKSFIMNDEKWDSIDYFLKFTEPIVDMLRSADIDGPKLHLIYDMWDSMIEKVKKVIFEHEGKDLISGQSNFFDTIHDILVARWNKSNTPLHCMAHSLVPKYYHESWLEGENGIRKLAPNEDSEISLNRVKCFQRYFKNSNEMKQASLEYGSFCSGNGYFSEPHVIDAMMYEDSLSWWANHGVSAPLLQQLAYKLLTQPASSSCCERNWSTYSLIHNIKRNKLATSRAEDLVFVHYNLRLLSRKKEKYINGPSKYWDVGGDRFDIDETTNDLTELSIDDPQIEGVIFEEEFEDLEEVEEDVTEIANLIK, from the exons ATGACCACCCGAATTCGCAAAGTAAAATCTTCTTTGGAGAAAATGGTCATGGATGATGAATGGAAGAATTATAAGGGGGATAAGGGAATTGAAGCCAAGACACGTGAAATAAAATCGTTCATAATGAATGATGAAAAATGGGATAGTATTGACTATTTCTTGAAATTTACGGAACCAATTGTTGATATGCTAAGAAGTGCCGATATTGATGGTCCAAAATTACATCTCATTTATGATATGTGGGACTCAATGATTGAGAAAGTCAAGAAAGTCATCTTTGAGCATGAGGGAAAAGATCTCATTTCCGgtcaatcaaatttttttgatactATTCATGATATTCTTGTGGCTAGGTGGAACAAAAGTAACACACCTCTACATTGTATGGCACATTCTTTGGTTCCCAAATATTATCATGAATCATGGCTTGAAGGAGAGAATGGAATTCGAAAGCTAGCTCCCAATGAAGATAGTGAAATTTCATTGAATAGAGTCAAGTGCTTTCAAAGGTACTTTAAAAATTCTAATGAAATGAAACAAGCCTCATTGGAGTATGGATCCTTTTGTAGCGGAAATGGCTATTTTAGTGAGCCTCATGTGATTGACGCTATGATGTATGAAGATTCTCTTTCTTGGTGGGCAAATCACGGGGTCTCGGCTCCACTTTTGCAACAATTAGCTTACAAGTTGCTTACTCAACCGGCTTCTTCCTCTTGTTGTGAAAGAAATTGGAGTACATATTCTTTGATTCACAATATCAAGAGAAATAAGTTAGCAACTTCAAGAGCCGAAGATTTAGTGTTTGTACATTATAATCTCCGATTGTTGTCTCGCAAGAAAGAGAAATATATAAATGGGCCAAGCAAATATTGGGATGTTG gtggAGATCGGTTTGATATTGATGAGACAACAAATGATCTAACCGAGCTTTCAATAGATGACCCTCAAATTGAAGGTGTGATATTTGAggaagagtttgaagatttggaagaagttgaagaagatgTGACAGAGATagctaacttaattaaataa